Proteins encoded within one genomic window of Spirochaeta isovalerica:
- a CDS encoding thioredoxin domain-containing protein — MNKNRLQYETSPYLLQHSTNPVDWYPWGEEALKKAEKENKLLIISIGYAACHWCHVMERECFENEEAARFMNENFVSIKVDREERPDIDQIYMEAVQILTGSGGWPLNVIALPDGRPIFGGTYFPVQNWLKLLDQILEYAEEKGDKLLEQSVSLTEALNQSLLDPEADRNESFDADFSYRVFTKMLHLQDAVEGGQMGAPKFPMPAALQFLLRYSYSSGNVEGGDQVFLTLDRMADGGIYDQIGGGFARYSVDRKWKVPHFEKMLYDNGQLMSLYSDAFKRTGKDKYRQVVFETAAFIEREMTSPEGAFYSSIDADSDGVEGLYYIWTENELDQILGDRSDAVKKYYSVTSTGNWEKGKNILHIRRDVEVPDDLIEVKKKLLGEREKRNKPSLDNKILTSWNGLMIKGYADAYKAFHRKAFLDRAVRAGQYIIDKLFVDGRLYRTLRNGKPYIDGFLDDYAFTVQAFIALYEITFDSPWLEIAGQLTRYVLSHFHDSRSPLLFYKSDVDSPLIARKKEIIDNVIPSSNSQTAENLFRMGMMLHNDQYVDRAESMVRAVRAHCEKGSIHFAHWNSLINTITEKPYVATFSGKQKETLRREIEQNYIPDLMFFSSGEENDSEKPGTVMICRDNYCLKPVNSSTEALAQLGISAPFQF; from the coding sequence ATGAATAAAAACAGGCTTCAATATGAAACAAGTCCCTATCTTCTTCAGCATTCCACTAATCCTGTAGACTGGTATCCCTGGGGAGAAGAGGCACTAAAGAAAGCAGAAAAGGAAAACAAGCTTCTTATCATCAGTATCGGGTATGCCGCATGCCACTGGTGCCATGTCATGGAAAGAGAATGTTTTGAAAATGAAGAAGCGGCACGGTTTATGAACGAAAACTTCGTTTCAATCAAAGTAGACAGGGAAGAAAGACCCGATATTGATCAGATATACATGGAAGCGGTTCAGATTCTCACAGGTTCGGGAGGCTGGCCGCTCAATGTCATTGCTCTTCCTGACGGGAGACCGATCTTCGGTGGAACCTATTTTCCTGTTCAAAACTGGTTGAAGCTGCTGGATCAGATCCTTGAATATGCAGAAGAGAAAGGTGATAAGCTTCTGGAACAGTCAGTTTCATTAACCGAAGCTCTTAATCAATCACTTTTAGATCCGGAAGCAGATAGGAATGAATCATTTGATGCGGATTTCTCATATCGTGTTTTCACCAAAATGCTTCATTTGCAGGATGCTGTAGAAGGCGGGCAGATGGGTGCGCCCAAATTTCCCATGCCGGCGGCTCTGCAATTTCTTTTACGATACAGTTATTCTTCCGGTAACGTTGAAGGCGGTGATCAGGTATTCCTGACTTTGGACAGAATGGCTGATGGTGGAATCTATGATCAGATTGGTGGTGGATTTGCCCGTTATTCCGTAGACCGGAAATGGAAAGTCCCCCATTTTGAAAAAATGCTCTATGACAACGGTCAGCTGATGAGCCTGTACAGCGATGCTTTCAAAAGAACGGGAAAGGATAAGTACAGACAGGTCGTTTTTGAAACGGCTGCTTTCATCGAAAGGGAAATGACATCTCCCGAAGGCGCTTTCTACTCTTCCATTGATGCGGACAGTGACGGCGTGGAAGGTCTGTATTATATCTGGACTGAAAATGAACTTGATCAGATTCTGGGTGACAGAAGCGATGCTGTAAAAAAATACTATTCCGTAACATCAACAGGAAACTGGGAAAAGGGCAAAAATATCCTTCATATTCGAAGAGATGTTGAAGTCCCTGACGACCTGATAGAGGTAAAGAAAAAATTGCTCGGGGAGAGGGAAAAAAGGAATAAACCTTCTTTGGACAATAAAATACTGACGTCTTGGAACGGGCTGATGATCAAAGGGTACGCCGATGCTTATAAAGCTTTTCACCGTAAGGCTTTTCTGGATCGAGCTGTCAGGGCCGGTCAGTATATAATTGATAAACTCTTTGTTGATGGGCGGCTCTATCGAACCCTGAGGAACGGAAAGCCCTATATTGATGGTTTTCTCGATGATTATGCCTTTACCGTACAGGCATTCATCGCCCTTTACGAAATCACATTCGATTCTCCATGGCTGGAAATTGCAGGCCAATTAACCCGGTATGTGCTTTCGCACTTTCACGACTCCCGGTCTCCTCTTTTATTCTATAAATCTGATGTGGATTCACCATTAATAGCCAGGAAGAAGGAAATCATCGACAATGTTATTCCTTCATCCAACTCTCAGACAGCTGAGAATTTATTCCGCATGGGAATGATGCTCCATAATGATCAGTATGTAGATCGGGCTGAATCTATGGTCAGGGCCGTTAGAGCTCATTGTGAAAAAGGGTCCATACATTTTGCTCATTGGAACTCTCTTATCAATACCATTACAGAAAAACCCTATGTAGCCACTTTCAGCGGAAAGCAGAAAGAGACGCTGAGAAGAGAAATAGAACAAAATTACATACCCGACCTGATGTTTTTCTCTTCTGGAGAAGAAAATGATTCTGAAAAACCCGGAACAGTTATGATCTGCCGGGATAATTACTGTCTGAAACCCGTCAATTCATCGACGGAAGCACTTGCACAACTGGGAATCAGCGCCCCTTTTCAATTTTAA
- a CDS encoding MerR family transcriptional regulator, translating into MYKVKEMAEMAGISVRTLHHYDRIGLLIPKKVGENGYRLYSEENISQLQQILFLRELDFSLETIKEMMADPSFGGVDALGRQRELLLKKRNRLDRIITALDETITARQEGKVMEKKKMFDAFDMKEIEEHQEKYAAEVKERWGNTDAYRESSRRTKKYGEKEWAAIKAESEDIYKTLVSLMDSDPDDKAVQDQIERWKQHMTKWFYQVNNEMLAGLGEMYVDDPRFTKNIDKYGEGLAVFIRDAIRVYCSK; encoded by the coding sequence ATGTATAAAGTTAAAGAGATGGCCGAAATGGCGGGGATTAGCGTACGGACTCTCCATCATTACGACCGGATCGGACTGCTTATTCCGAAGAAGGTGGGAGAAAACGGTTACAGGCTGTACAGTGAAGAAAACATCAGTCAGCTTCAGCAGATATTATTTCTGCGGGAATTGGATTTCTCTCTGGAAACCATTAAAGAGATGATGGCGGATCCCTCATTCGGAGGAGTGGACGCACTCGGCAGGCAAAGGGAGCTTCTCCTTAAGAAAAGAAACCGTCTCGATAGGATCATTACTGCTCTGGATGAGACGATAACTGCCAGACAGGAAGGTAAAGTTATGGAAAAGAAAAAAATGTTCGATGCCTTCGACATGAAGGAAATTGAAGAGCATCAGGAAAAATACGCTGCGGAAGTGAAAGAGAGATGGGGCAATACCGATGCCTACAGGGAAAGCAGCAGAAGGACTAAAAAATACGGGGAAAAAGAGTGGGCGGCCATAAAAGCCGAATCGGAAGATATCTACAAGACTCTCGTTTCCCTGATGGATTCTGATCCCGACGATAAAGCTGTTCAGGATCAGATTGAACGGTGGAAGCAGCACATGACGAAATGGTTCTACCAGGTAAATAATGAAATGCTGGCAGGCCTGGGCGAAATGTATGTCGATGATCCTCGATTTACGAAGAATATCGATAAATACGGAGAAGGGCTTGCAGTCTTTATTCGCGATGCTATCCGGGTTTATTGTTCTAAGTGA
- a CDS encoding 2Fe-2S iron-sulfur cluster-binding protein, which produces MNQISLTIDGKRIQCEEGLTILEAARSQGIDIPTICYHESLTPPGLCRQCVVEVKGARVLLPSCITEVKDGMVVETSSPRVMRARRTILEMLSASADLSEAPDLKKQIDTLQAQTERFKPKVPNIQEPLIDNPFYIRDYGKCILCGKCVQVCSEEVQLSYALTVAGRGFDSRIATFYNRPLPETSCVFCGNCIEVCPTGALKPRKEFENEI; this is translated from the coding sequence ATGAATCAGATTTCACTGACCATTGACGGAAAAAGGATTCAATGCGAAGAAGGTCTGACGATTCTGGAAGCTGCACGCTCACAGGGAATCGACATTCCTACGATCTGTTACCACGAAAGTCTTACACCTCCCGGTCTTTGCCGGCAATGCGTCGTTGAAGTAAAGGGCGCCCGGGTCCTTCTCCCTTCCTGCATTACGGAAGTGAAAGACGGCATGGTCGTTGAGACGTCATCACCCAGAGTGATGAGAGCCCGCAGGACAATACTCGAGATGTTATCCGCTTCGGCTGACTTATCTGAAGCACCTGATCTTAAAAAACAGATTGACACCCTTCAAGCTCAAACTGAACGATTTAAGCCGAAGGTTCCCAATATCCAGGAGCCTCTGATAGACAATCCATTTTATATCCGCGACTACGGGAAATGCATACTCTGCGGGAAATGCGTACAAGTCTGTTCCGAAGAAGTCCAGCTCTCATATGCCCTGACTGTCGCCGGTCGGGGTTTTGACAGCCGAATAGCCACCTTTTACAATCGCCCCCTTCCCGAAACCAGCTGTGTTTTCTGTGGAAACTGTATAGAAGTCTGTCCAACCGGAGCCTTGAAACCCAGAAAGGAATTTGAAAATGAAATTTGA
- a CDS encoding NAD(P)H-dependent oxidoreductase subunit E has protein sequence MNSISLLPLKTYLDELEDKSRTSLLPALLKAQELYSYIPEEASLLISDRLKVPPVHIYGVIDFYSLLHTEPVQKPHIQVCVSPVCSSRGSHKIIEALRKTDEKKRIYVEAVHCLGLCTNPPSALVDGKQICRVSADKIDDLIAGRGAPPVNNSRSSHPVLTGRFEHDNGISLESYRKSGGFSGLKNALSMERNKVVDLVKNSGLLGRGGAAFPTGLKEESSARDGKTDVYIICNADESEPGTFKDRVLLQRDPFSILEGMIITAYAIGSNKGFIYIRGEYEAEQKRFAEAIRDAEKNSLLGNSILGSDLSFHVEIRSGAGAYICGEETALFESIEGKRGFPRNKPPYPVNSGLFGKPTDINNVETFSYISHILARSDYAPDELPSPSGTRLFCLSGDVKRPGLYELPFGTPLSDVIYKWGGGIIKDRDPGQIILGGASGSFVPPEHYDIPLDNQSLKKAGLSMGSGVIMVFDDSRSILSLLEDITSFFNHESCGKCYPCRLGTGIQKEIISRIHKNGPEKGDLEKLEDIGMTMKDASLCGLGQTASTAVLSAIALKPELFGKERQS, from the coding sequence ATGAATTCTATTTCCCTGCTGCCTTTGAAAACCTATCTTGATGAGCTTGAAGATAAAAGCCGCACCAGTCTTCTCCCGGCTCTACTGAAAGCCCAGGAACTTTACAGCTATATTCCCGAGGAAGCTTCACTGCTCATTTCCGATCGTTTGAAAGTTCCGCCGGTACACATATACGGAGTCATAGATTTCTATTCGCTTCTTCATACCGAGCCGGTCCAGAAACCTCATATACAAGTGTGCGTCAGCCCTGTCTGCTCCAGCAGGGGATCACATAAAATAATAGAGGCTCTAAGGAAAACCGATGAGAAGAAAAGGATATACGTAGAGGCTGTTCATTGCCTGGGTCTATGTACGAATCCTCCCTCGGCTCTGGTTGACGGAAAACAGATCTGCCGTGTCAGTGCCGATAAAATCGATGACCTGATCGCCGGCCGGGGGGCGCCTCCTGTCAACAACAGCCGGAGCAGCCACCCTGTCCTTACCGGAAGATTTGAGCATGATAATGGAATATCCCTTGAATCCTACAGAAAAAGCGGCGGTTTCTCCGGTTTGAAAAACGCCCTTTCCATGGAACGCAATAAAGTCGTTGATCTGGTCAAAAACAGCGGGCTTCTCGGACGGGGCGGTGCAGCCTTTCCCACTGGCTTGAAAGAAGAGAGTTCGGCAAGAGACGGAAAAACTGATGTCTATATCATCTGTAATGCCGACGAGTCGGAGCCGGGGACTTTTAAAGACAGAGTACTTCTTCAGAGAGACCCCTTCAGCATCCTTGAAGGTATGATAATCACAGCTTATGCCATCGGTTCGAATAAAGGGTTCATATATATCCGGGGTGAGTATGAAGCGGAGCAGAAGCGATTCGCTGAAGCGATAAGAGATGCGGAAAAGAACAGTCTTCTCGGGAACTCAATACTTGGGTCGGACTTGAGCTTTCACGTGGAAATCCGCTCCGGAGCCGGTGCTTATATATGCGGAGAGGAAACGGCTCTCTTCGAATCAATCGAAGGTAAGAGAGGGTTCCCCCGCAATAAACCGCCTTATCCTGTAAATTCCGGCCTTTTCGGCAAACCGACAGATATAAATAACGTTGAGACTTTCAGCTACATCTCCCATATACTCGCCCGGAGCGACTATGCACCGGACGAACTCCCCTCTCCATCCGGAACCAGGCTTTTCTGTTTATCGGGAGATGTCAAACGTCCGGGATTATATGAACTTCCCTTCGGAACTCCTCTGAGCGATGTCATTTACAAGTGGGGAGGCGGGATTATAAAAGACAGAGATCCGGGACAGATAATTTTGGGTGGAGCTTCCGGAAGCTTCGTTCCTCCTGAACACTACGATATTCCCCTTGATAACCAGAGCCTTAAAAAAGCGGGGTTATCCATGGGGTCTGGGGTCATAATGGTTTTCGATGACAGCCGGTCCATCCTTTCATTGCTCGAAGATATCACTTCGTTCTTTAATCATGAGAGTTGTGGAAAATGTTATCCCTGCAGGTTGGGAACAGGAATTCAAAAGGAAATAATCAGCAGAATACACAAAAATGGTCCGGAAAAAGGCGATCTGGAAAAACTGGAAGATATAGGTATGACAATGAAAGATGCCTCATTATGCGGACTGGGCCAGACCGCCTCTACCGCCGTCTTAAGCGCCATTGCATTAAAACCGGAACTATTCGGCAAGGAGAGGCAATCATGA
- the fdhF gene encoding formate dehydrogenase subunit alpha, which produces MKFDRTVSTTCPYCGVGCQIDLNIKEGRIISAKASEGKAPNFGRLCVKGRFGTDYTHHPTRLTKPLIRKDLDKEKREPCGMEGFREASWDEALDMAADRISRTFLQSGSSAFGTFCCAKATNEDNYLFQKFVRSVLKTNNIDHCARLCHAASVAGLQKALGSAAMSNSIAEMKDLDLFIVTGSNTTETHPVISTYLKEAVVKNNARLIVIDPRKIEMANFAILHIQHKPGTDVAVYQAMAHVIVRDKLYSRDFIDRRTEGFEQYSASLDACTPQWAEKITGVTADKIEQAARLYGEAEKAAFYWGMGISQSVHGTDNTLSIANLALMCGHLGKPGTGVNPLRGQNNVQGCSDSGGLPNIYPGYQNVADEESALKFEKAWGTDLNRKPGLTTLEMSDAIGEGIISDFIIMGENPLMSEPDLNKAREHLSKLKNMIVIDIFLNETGQYADVILPAAAFSEKNGTFTNSDRRVQLVRKALDPPGEAREDWQIISELAKRVGRRIGQDFSSEFNFSRADEIWDEMAELVPAFGGISHERIEREDGIHWPCPDKSHRGSPYLFSDSFPRGKGKFHELKLTNLSEQPDDDFPYILSTGRVLYHWHGGTMTRRSVLNDISPRPFVEIHPDDARKENLDSDSTVRVSSRRGSIELDIRISDRSPTGVLFIPIHFAEAAVNELTRDIRDASAKIPDYKICAVKIEKGR; this is translated from the coding sequence ATGAAATTTGACCGAACGGTAAGCACGACCTGCCCCTATTGCGGAGTGGGATGCCAGATTGATTTGAATATAAAAGAGGGAAGAATCATCAGCGCTAAAGCTTCTGAAGGCAAAGCTCCCAATTTCGGCAGACTCTGCGTGAAAGGCCGGTTCGGAACAGATTACACTCATCATCCCACAAGGTTGACAAAGCCCCTCATCCGTAAGGATCTGGATAAAGAAAAAAGAGAACCCTGCGGTATGGAAGGCTTCAGAGAAGCTTCATGGGATGAAGCTCTCGATATGGCTGCAGACCGGATAAGCCGGACGTTCCTGCAATCCGGCAGCTCCGCTTTCGGCACGTTCTGCTGCGCCAAGGCGACAAACGAAGATAATTATCTGTTTCAGAAATTCGTACGCTCTGTTCTGAAAACCAATAACATCGACCATTGTGCCCGTTTATGTCATGCGGCTTCTGTAGCGGGGCTTCAGAAAGCGCTCGGCTCGGCAGCGATGTCCAACTCCATTGCGGAGATGAAGGATCTGGATCTTTTTATCGTTACCGGATCCAATACAACGGAAACTCATCCTGTCATTAGTACCTATCTCAAAGAGGCGGTCGTAAAAAATAACGCCCGTTTGATTGTTATCGACCCCCGTAAAATTGAAATGGCCAATTTTGCCATCCTCCATATTCAGCACAAACCCGGAACCGATGTGGCTGTCTACCAGGCTATGGCTCATGTGATAGTAAGAGATAAACTGTACAGCAGGGATTTTATTGACAGAAGAACGGAAGGTTTTGAACAATACTCCGCTTCCCTCGATGCTTGTACACCGCAATGGGCGGAAAAGATTACCGGAGTTACAGCGGATAAAATCGAACAGGCAGCCAGACTCTATGGGGAAGCGGAAAAAGCCGCGTTTTACTGGGGCATGGGGATCAGCCAGAGCGTTCATGGAACTGACAACACCTTATCCATTGCCAATCTGGCATTAATGTGCGGCCATCTGGGAAAACCGGGAACAGGGGTCAACCCTCTGAGAGGACAGAACAATGTTCAGGGCTGTTCCGATTCGGGAGGACTCCCCAATATCTATCCCGGTTACCAGAACGTAGCCGATGAAGAATCCGCTTTGAAGTTTGAAAAAGCCTGGGGTACGGACCTCAACAGAAAACCCGGTCTGACAACGCTGGAAATGTCCGATGCCATCGGAGAGGGTATCATCAGCGATTTCATTATTATGGGGGAAAACCCCCTCATGAGTGAACCGGATCTGAACAAAGCGAGGGAACATCTTTCCAAACTGAAGAATATGATTGTCATTGATATATTCCTGAACGAAACGGGTCAGTATGCCGATGTCATCCTACCGGCGGCGGCTTTCTCCGAAAAGAACGGCACTTTTACCAATAGCGACAGAAGAGTCCAACTGGTTCGAAAGGCTTTGGATCCTCCTGGAGAAGCCCGGGAGGACTGGCAGATCATCAGTGAGCTGGCTAAAAGGGTTGGAAGGAGAATCGGACAGGATTTCTCCTCTGAATTCAATTTTTCAAGAGCTGATGAAATCTGGGATGAGATGGCAGAGCTGGTTCCGGCATTCGGCGGAATCAGCCACGAACGGATTGAAAGAGAAGATGGAATACACTGGCCCTGCCCCGACAAATCTCACCGGGGATCGCCATATCTTTTCAGCGATTCTTTTCCGAGGGGAAAGGGAAAGTTTCATGAGCTGAAACTGACGAATCTTTCTGAACAGCCTGACGACGATTTTCCCTATATCCTTTCGACAGGCAGAGTTTTATACCACTGGCATGGCGGGACTATGACAAGGAGGTCGGTTCTGAACGATATATCCCCCCGCCCCTTTGTTGAAATCCACCCTGATGACGCCCGGAAAGAAAATCTGGACAGCGACAGCACAGTTCGTGTTTCGTCCCGGAGGGGTTCCATCGAGCTGGACATCCGTATCAGTGATCGGTCACCAACAGGCGTTTTGTTTATCCCCATTCATTTCGCCGAAGCTGCAGTCAATGAACTGACCAGAGATATACGGGATGCTTCGGCAAAAATACCCGACTATAAAATCTGCGCTGTTAAAATTGAAAAGGGGCGCTGA
- a CDS encoding M30 family zinc metallopeptidase yields MKIKKLIQLLGILIVIISCTQPSSNDSESEFSIITETESLGSTPQDVYFIFTNSSSSTTKVAPEVNNNTRNLDSNLAQDKEEITYTSNRFSHSYGIIEEIREYESLPINFQYDNSRTVSSPVFSYTEFPDNPNVDSKDFYISNTGSTTVRSTNRYYETMNNGTKDITLSIWVADESWVTGGSKNDLITSEMITALASSFLIAGPGNDIYDWVTGIYGEPWGDQPYPYLLPLAAADNITILLYDIDNDDADAITNGGTVGYFWSKDNFKYNAISDPGSNERIMFYIDSSMFAHADDLGPWEVADSWPSTVISTLAHEFQHMIHFYQKQILNGISSSTDTWINEMCSLVTEDFLSNKLNVTGPRGLINAGDAGNYPIDEGRLPLFNYWNENSFMIWDYNDSDLVLRDYSSAYAFGAFLARNYGGAALFQQIVQSSFTDENALVNAVNTINSTNLDFKDLLVAWGEAAIHTSDTTYTPGYNTGAYFTSDLNGITYNLGSIDLNNYDPQIFFYDSNWVMQEMGPGTNILYKAGSNLTGEQSWNLIVPRGVTVTTVLMDS; encoded by the coding sequence ATGAAAATTAAGAAATTAATACAGCTGTTGGGAATTTTGATTGTCATTATTTCCTGTACACAGCCTTCATCAAATGATAGTGAGTCTGAATTTTCAATTATTACTGAAACAGAATCCTTAGGTTCTACACCACAAGATGTCTATTTTATTTTTACAAATAGTTCTTCGAGTACAACAAAAGTTGCACCGGAAGTGAATAATAACACAAGAAACCTTGATTCTAATCTGGCACAGGATAAAGAGGAAATAACATATACTTCAAACAGATTTTCTCATTCATATGGTATCATTGAAGAAATTAGGGAATATGAATCTTTACCGATCAATTTCCAATACGATAATTCGAGAACAGTTTCATCTCCTGTTTTTTCTTACACAGAGTTTCCCGATAATCCCAATGTAGATTCAAAAGATTTTTATATTTCAAATACAGGTTCAACAACTGTTCGATCAACAAACCGATATTATGAAACCATGAATAATGGAACAAAAGATATAACTTTATCCATTTGGGTAGCTGATGAAAGTTGGGTAACTGGAGGATCAAAGAACGATTTGATTACTTCAGAAATGATAACAGCTCTAGCCAGCTCTTTTTTAATTGCCGGTCCCGGTAACGATATATATGACTGGGTTACCGGAATATATGGTGAGCCATGGGGTGACCAGCCTTATCCATACCTTCTGCCTCTTGCTGCTGCTGACAACATTACAATTCTTTTATATGATATAGACAATGATGATGCAGATGCTATTACAAATGGAGGAACAGTCGGTTACTTCTGGAGTAAAGACAACTTCAAATATAATGCAATTTCAGATCCGGGATCTAATGAAAGAATTATGTTTTATATTGATTCCTCCATGTTTGCTCATGCTGATGATCTCGGTCCCTGGGAAGTTGCTGATTCATGGCCTTCTACTGTAATAAGTACCTTGGCTCATGAATTTCAACATATGATTCATTTTTACCAAAAACAAATCCTCAATGGAATCTCATCCAGTACTGATACTTGGATAAATGAGATGTGTTCCTTAGTAACAGAAGATTTTCTTTCCAATAAGTTAAATGTAACCGGACCCAGAGGTCTTATTAATGCAGGCGATGCTGGAAATTATCCCATAGACGAAGGAAGACTCCCTCTTTTTAATTACTGGAATGAAAATTCTTTTATGATATGGGACTACAATGACAGTGATCTAGTTTTGAGAGATTACTCTTCAGCCTATGCTTTTGGTGCATTCCTTGCAAGAAATTATGGAGGAGCAGCTTTATTTCAACAAATTGTACAAAGCTCCTTTACAGATGAAAATGCATTAGTGAATGCTGTTAATACAATAAATTCAACTAATTTGGATTTCAAAGATCTGCTTGTTGCCTGGGGAGAAGCCGCTATTCATACGAGCGATACAACTTATACTCCCGGATATAATACAGGAGCTTACTTTACCAGCGACTTAAATGGTATAACCTATAATCTTGGTTCAATAGATTTAAACAATTATGATCCCCAAATATTCTTTTATGATAGCAATTGGGTTATGCAAGAAATGGGTCCTGGTACTAATATTCTATACAAAGCTGGTTCCAACCTGACTGGTGAACAATCATGGAACCTTATCGTACCGAGAGGTGTAACAGTCACAACAGTTTTAATGGATTCATGA
- a CDS encoding SPFH domain-containing protein has product MAKVSPRRIGFLVVFAIIAGVVLFFSQSLVETVEGGEIHVKQAFITGTLTIRTEEGLYPQMFGKITKYYRTHETYLSNDPLDGGMGSDTQATTVRFGDGGTAEIGSVTQWRMPLIDEDIIKIHRNFRSFQSMAAQVRQWVIEVEKQTASTFKADETYSTRRGEFAQLISDQIAHGLYATTTVEVQTPTNEVDEEGNPVMATSTKVVIKTDEAGNPIVTKPGIFKEYNLELVNNTLKDIDYDETIDALIAQKKKAEQEKAVAITNAEKARQDAITAEEEGKAREARAKADENVAKITAVTQAQKEKEVAELNAQKQLEVARLNRQSAEEEAEARLVRERAEAESNRLKVAAGLTPQQKAEFDLKIADVVSKNMASVDLPEMMIFGGGEGSPMNPWDAVGLESFMNIQKEIQNQTQNQ; this is encoded by the coding sequence ATGGCAAAAGTAAGTCCCAGGAGAATCGGATTTTTAGTAGTTTTCGCTATTATTGCCGGTGTGGTACTCTTTTTCTCGCAGTCTCTCGTCGAGACAGTGGAAGGTGGAGAGATTCACGTCAAACAGGCATTCATTACCGGTACTCTTACAATCAGGACAGAAGAGGGATTGTATCCCCAGATGTTCGGAAAAATCACAAAGTATTACAGAACCCATGAAACTTATTTATCGAACGATCCGCTCGACGGCGGAATGGGTAGCGATACGCAGGCTACTACAGTTAGATTCGGAGATGGTGGTACGGCGGAAATCGGTTCCGTAACGCAGTGGAGAATGCCTCTGATCGATGAGGATATTATCAAAATCCACAGAAACTTCCGATCGTTTCAGTCCATGGCAGCCCAGGTCAGACAATGGGTAATCGAAGTCGAAAAACAGACGGCTTCCACATTTAAAGCGGATGAGACTTATTCGACAAGAAGAGGGGAATTCGCACAGCTCATTTCAGATCAGATAGCACATGGTTTATATGCCACGACAACTGTGGAAGTGCAGACTCCTACAAATGAAGTAGATGAAGAGGGCAATCCTGTTATGGCGACTTCTACTAAAGTTGTTATCAAAACAGATGAAGCGGGAAATCCCATCGTGACCAAACCGGGTATCTTCAAGGAATACAATCTGGAGCTGGTTAATAATACTCTGAAAGATATCGATTACGATGAAACTATCGACGCGCTCATCGCTCAGAAGAAAAAAGCCGAACAGGAAAAAGCTGTAGCTATAACCAACGCTGAAAAGGCCCGTCAGGATGCCATAACAGCGGAAGAAGAAGGTAAAGCCAGGGAAGCCAGAGCGAAAGCCGATGAAAACGTAGCGAAAATTACAGCTGTTACACAGGCTCAGAAGGAAAAAGAAGTTGCCGAGCTTAACGCCCAGAAGCAGCTTGAAGTCGCCAGGCTGAACAGACAGTCAGCCGAGGAGGAAGCGGAAGCCAGACTCGTTCGAGAACGAGCGGAAGCTGAATCTAACAGATTGAAAGTCGCCGCCGGTCTGACTCCTCAGCAGAAAGCAGAATTTGATCTCAAGATTGCCGACGTCGTTTCTAAAAACATGGCGAGCGTCGATCTTCCCGAAATGATGATTTTCGGAGGAGGCGAAGGCTCTCCCATGAATCCCTGGGACGCTGTCGGACTCGAATCCTTTATGAATATTCAGAAAGAGATTCAGAACCAGACTCAGAATCAGTAA
- a CDS encoding GNAT family N-acetyltransferase: MTKTRIQDIILEDRGKFYGCDRDRFFTTGTTFNHRESLDGKKILYVTDFFDHTFITTGREIIERLKTVADKNLNDSLLPQYLPGIKKEMTYPHFLYHGSDITIPQVADGYEIIPADPADHSLLQQFLNGCTEDDIDDALIDLDDPDEEIRLVMYKGKPIGYGGYRRWGKEMGDVGILIQPDHRKKGLGRAAVAAATEACLKNDCLPFYRTSSDNTGSETIARSLGYQFEWMTTEYHLEN, encoded by the coding sequence ATGACCAAAACAAGAATTCAAGACATAATTCTCGAAGATCGCGGAAAGTTTTACGGCTGTGATAGAGATAGGTTCTTCACTACAGGCACAACTTTCAACCACAGAGAATCGCTCGATGGGAAAAAAATTCTTTACGTTACCGATTTTTTTGATCATACCTTCATTACGACAGGTCGCGAAATAATCGAACGTCTGAAAACAGTAGCAGACAAAAATCTCAACGATTCCCTTCTGCCTCAATATCTTCCCGGGATTAAGAAAGAAATGACTTACCCTCATTTTCTTTATCACGGTTCAGATATTACTATACCTCAGGTTGCTGATGGGTATGAAATAATTCCCGCCGATCCTGCCGATCATTCACTTCTTCAGCAATTTCTAAACGGCTGCACGGAAGATGATATTGATGACGCCCTTATTGATCTGGATGATCCCGATGAGGAAATCCGCTTAGTCATGTATAAGGGGAAGCCCATAGGTTACGGAGGTTACAGGAGATGGGGAAAAGAGATGGGGGATGTGGGTATCCTCATTCAGCCGGATCATAGAAAAAAAGGACTGGGCAGAGCTGCCGTTGCAGCGGCAACAGAAGCATGCCTGAAAAATGACTGTCTTCCCTTCTATCGAACATCAAGCGATAATACCGGCTCTGAAACGATAGCCAGAAGTCTGGGCTATCAATTTGAATGGATGACAACAGAATATCATCTCGAAAACTGA